Proteins from a single region of Primulina tabacum isolate GXHZ01 chromosome 5, ASM2559414v2, whole genome shotgun sequence:
- the LOC142546180 gene encoding uncharacterized protein LOC142546180 isoform X1, with product MRLKCVSKSWYFLISYACAPMISSLSRSATFCGFFYTHKIVRLGQHFLDFLPAEEYSGEFYPRYLPELPGLWKSRRAFLPFEDTPSAIQSYCNGLFLLVRSGSNPTEYIVCNPTTCEYIELPINPHHIGDDNDPHVASLAFDPSDSTISFKVVRRAADVSLSHPIKHLFTSDSGNWATRVLVLDHELHGFNWIDHSVYVNGLLYVISLAKYLLGFNLRFTTKTDITHLAIELPHKEKFDDCGSLGTSRGCVVYSNNDKSKILVWRLEHGVHWILQHIVRIDEMVSQHPRHRWLRGLHNMGEIKVYGFHPKSEVIFVGTPRLVLQYSLNTKQLKIFRQFRRGREIVCGQYKMYPSSCCPVILNGVLSSSQGRDRLRRIDIIEAKQKERQGKSIR from the exons ATGAGGCTTAAGTGCGTCTCAAAATCTTGGTACTTTTTGATTTCCTATGCTTGTGCTCCTATGATATCTTCTCTTTCCCGTTCTGCCACTTTCTGTGGCTTCTTCTATACCCATAAAATCGTTAGGCTTGGCCagcattttcttgattttttgcCCGCAGAAGAGTATTCTGGTGAATTCTACCCCCGATATCTACCTGAATTGCCCGGACTTTGGAAATCTCGTAGAGCGTTTCTGCCTTTTGAGGACACGCCATCCGCCATTCAAAGTTACTGCAACGGGCTTTTTCTTTTGGTCCGCTCCGGCTCAAATCCCACCGAGTATATTGTCTGCAATCCAACCACCTGTGAGTACATTGAACTTCCCATCAACCCCCATCACATAGGTGATGACAATGATCCCCATGTTGCCTCTTTAGCATTTGATCCCAGTGATTCTACTATTTCCTTTAAGGTTGTTCGAAGGGCAGCCGATGTGTCACTCTCACATCCTATAAAGCACCTTTTCACATCCGACTCAGGTAATTGGGCCACCCGTGTTCTAGTTCTTGACCACGAGCTTCATGGGTTCAATTGGATCGATCATTCTGTTTACGTGAATGGGCTTTTGTACGTGATATCTCTGGCCAAGTATCTACTTGGCTTTAATCTCCGTTTCACAACCAAAACAGATATTACTCATCTGGCTATTGAGTTGCCTCATAAAGAAAAATTCGATGATTGTGGATCATTAGGGACATCCAGAGGGTGTGTGGTTTATTCCAATAATGACAAGTCTAAAATACTAGTCTGGCGGTTAGAACACGGTGTTCACTGGATTCTCCAGCACATAGTGAGAATCGATGAGATGGTGTCTCAACACCCGCGACATAGGTGGTTGCGGGGGCTCCACAACATGGGAGAGATTAAAGTTTACGGCTTTCATCCCAAGTCAGAAGTAATATTTGTAGGAACACCTCGCCTAGTGCTCCAATATAGTCTGAATACCAAGCAGCTTAAAATTTTCCGTCAGTTCCGACGCGGACGGGAAATCGTGTGTGGTCAATACAAAATGTACCCTTCCTCGTGTTGCCCGGTTATTCTGAATGGCGTTCTCTCTTCATCCC AAGGACGAGACAGATTAAGGCGCATAGATATCATAGAGGCTAAGCAGAAGGAAAGGCAAGGCAAGTCAATCAGATAG
- the LOC142546183 gene encoding protein ENHANCED DISEASE RESISTANCE 2-like codes for MASAPITRKVGSEAGSPASMGSESGSEERLRKNNGSSKQNDKHSTSSRSYSDNGERFEYSGWVYHLGVNSIGHEYCHFRFLFIRGKYVEMYKRDPHENPGVKPIHRGVIGNTLMMEESGRRKVNHGDLYVLRFYNRFDESKKGEIACATAGDARNWMEAFDLAKQQVEYELSRDRSVRNKLNMEDEINLEQRRPRVRRYAHGLKKLIRIGQGPEMLLRKTSDLGSGGRLDAYFDADGGDVVEAYEWKCVRTINGVRIFEDVAHSKSGKGIIVKAVGVVDASADTVFEVVLSTERHTRYEWDTLIGDLELVDSINGHYDVVYGTFDPRYLTRWKSKKDFVFSRQWFRGQDGTYTILQFPSVHKKRPSRSGYERTTINPSTWEISNLSTSSSSKTVKCLVTQTLEINPKGWLKWRNNHCQKFEKTVPYALLSQVAGLKEYVAANPILTSESSMTVVHTTVSDHSGSFSEFEDAETADEFYDAIATDSSSDDDSDDEIGVNKGKKIKLKNVSWAIASLALKKVSDTDSSNQLNSNVPPINPDSRQFQGSMSRANDEADKNCWSSPDGSGFMIRGKTYLKDSIKVKGGEPLLTLIAVDWFKVEDCVTNVALHPKSIVQSEAGKKLPFILVINLEVPARPNYSLVIYFAADRPINKSSLLGKFVDGTDMFRDARFKLIPSIIEGYWMVKRAVGTKACLLGKAVTCNYLRQDNFLEIDVDIGSSSVARSVIGLVLGYVTSIVVDLAIVIEAKEEAELPEYILGTVRLNRFQLDSAVALKV; via the exons ATGGCTTCGGCACCGATAACGAGAAAGGTGGGCAGTGAGGCAGGATCACCAGCGAGTATGGGCTCGGAGTCTGGCTCCGAGGAGAGATTGCGGAAAAACAATGGTTCTTCCAAACAGAATGATAAGCACAGCACCAGCAGCAGGAGCTACAGCGACAATGGCGAGAGGTTTGAGTATTCCGGGTGGGTTTATCATCTGGGGGTCAATTCAATTGGGCATGAGTATTGCCATTTCCGTTTCTTGTTCATCCGCGGCAAGTATGTGGAGATGTACAAACGCGACCCCCATGAGAATCCCGGCGTC AAGCCCATTCACAGGGGTGTCATTGGGAATACACTTATGATGGAGGAGTCAGGACGCCGGAAGGTTAACCATGGT GATCTTTATGTGCTAAGGTTCTACAATCGGTTTGATGAAAGCAAAAAGGGAGAA ATTGCTTGTGCTACTGCTGGTGATGCCCGGAATTGGATGGAAGCATTTGATCTGGCTAAGCAACAG GTAGAGTATGAGCTTTCAAGAGACAGAAGCGTGAGAAACAAGCTAAACATGGAGGATGA GATTAACCTGGAGCAACGTCGCCCTAGAGTCAGGCGTTATGCGCATGGTTTGAAGAAGCTAATAAGGATTGGCCAAG GGCCTGAAATGCTTTTGCGCAAAACCTCAGACTTAGGTTCTGGTGGTAGATTGGATGCATATTTTGATGCCGATGGTGGGGACGTGGTTGAAGCTTATGAATGGAAATGTGTCCGTACAATTAATG GTGTGAGAATATTTGAAGATGTGGCCCACTCAAAG AGTGGCAAAGGCATTATTGTCAAAGCTGTTGGTGTTGTAGATGCCAGTGCGGATACCGTTTTTGAAGTTGTATTGAGTACTGAGCGACACACGAGATATGA GTGGGATACATTAATAGGTGACTTGGAGTTGGTTGATTCCATAAATGGACACTATGATGTTGTGTATGGGACATTTGATCCGCGTTATCTAACTCG GTGGAAGTCAAAAAAGGATTTTGTCTTTTCAAGGCAATGGTTTCGTGGACAAGATGGAACATACA CAATCCTGCAGTTTCCCTCTGTACATAAGAAGCGGCCATCAAGATCTGGATACGAACGCACAACAATTAACC CTTCCACATGGGAAATTAGTAATTTAAGCACATCTTCGTCGTCAAAAActgttaaatgtcttgtgacacAAACACTGGAGATAAACCCCAAAGGCTGGCTTAAATGGAGGAATAATCACTGCCAGAAGTTTGAAAAGACTGTTCCTTATGCATTGCTGAGTCAAGTGGCAG GTCTGAAGGAATATGTCGCAGCAAATCCAATACTTACATCAGAGTCATCTATGACGGTAGTTCATACAACTGTATCCGATCATTCTGGGTCCTTCAGTGAATTTGAGGATGCAGAAACAGCAGATGAGTTTTATGATGCAATTGCCACTGATTCTTCATCAGATGATGATAGCGACGATGAAATAGGAGTTAATAAG GGCAAAAAAATTAAGCTGAAGAATGTTTCATGGGCTATAGCAAGTTTGGCACTAAAGAAGGTTTCAG ACACGGACTCAAGtaatcagttgaactcaaaTGTACCTCCCATCAACCCCGATTCAAGACAGTTTCAAGGGTCCATGAGTAGAGCAAATGATGAAGCTGATAAGAATTGCTGGTCTTCTCCAGATGGTTCTGGATTCATGATAAGAGGGAAGACATACTTGAAAGATAGCATAAAG GTAAAAGGTGGCGAACCTCTTCTTACGCTCATTGCAGTTGACTGGTTTAAAGTGGAAGACTGTGTCACCAATGTTGCTTTGCATCCTAAAAGCATTGTTCAG AGTGAAGCTGGGAAAAAGCTTCCATTCATTCTTGTCATTAATCTTGAG GTTCCAGCAAGACCGAACTACAGCCTGGTTATTTATTTTGCTGCAGACAGGCCCATAAACAAAAGTTCTTTGTTGGGTAAATTTGTTGATGGCACTGATATGTTTCGTGATGCAAGATTCAAGCTTATTCCTAGCATTATTGAG GGATACTGGATGGTAAAGCGTGCTGTTGGAACGAAAGCTTGCCTTTTGGGAAAGGCAGTGACATGCAATTACCTTAGGCAAGATAATTTTCTGGAG ATTGACGTAGATATTGGCTCATCATCCGTAGCAAGAAGTGTCATTGGCCTTGTCCTTGGATATGTCACAAGCATTGTTGTTGATCTTGCGATAGTCATAGAG GCAAAAGAAGAGGCGGAACTGCCAGAATATATTCTTGGAACTGTTAGGCTGAATCGTTTTCAGCTTGATTCTGCTGTAGCCTTGAAGGTTTGA
- the LOC142546180 gene encoding E3 ubiquitin-protein ligase SIRP1-like isoform X4, translating into MAGMLPGVEAARRRKCHQSSESLPWTTSYGGFSMRRSSLTSASFMRKYPAKQALFDESELGGEAREAKKRLDARLQHRWKSQSKRSSSEHAKEETKKLKWLKLKWKSSEEEECAVCLEQVKWEGESIMHLPCVHKFHTECLVPWLETNANCPCCRMAIH; encoded by the exons ATGGCAGGCATGCTACCTGGAGTCGAAGCTGCAAGAAGAAGAAAATGCCACCAGAGCTCCGAATCACTCCCGTGGACAACTTCCTACGGTGGCTTCTCCATGAGGCGCTCTTCTCTTACTTCAGCCTCTTTCATG CGGAAATATCCGGCGAAGCAGGCATTGTTTGATGAGAGCGAGCTTGGCGGGGAAGCGAGGGAGGCGAAGAAGAGATTGGATGCAAGGCTGCAGCATCGATGGAAGTCGCAAAGCAAAAG ATCATCGAGTGAACACGCGAAGGAAGAGACGAAGAAATTAAAATGGTTAAAACTAAAGTGGAAATCAAGTGAAGAGGAGGAATGTGCAGTTTGTTTGGAGCAAGTTAAGTGGGAGGGAGAGAGCATAATGCATTTGCCTTGTGTTCATAAGTTTCACACAGAGTGTTTGGTCCCATGGTTGGAGACCAATGCAAATTGCCCTTGTTGTAGAATGGCAATTCATTAA
- the LOC142546181 gene encoding uncharacterized protein LOC142546181 translates to MTKQRQPIDPLQSSLTTTQLLSAMDSAPAKTIPTPAYAETVDEITRIYKTLPPRPSIEVVEAAISVVQTVETEKTLQLEDISMQSPPEDVPPELFSVLQEVRKSMVLFRCLEQQKEAAHLIEQDKIFQVFDELIQKVSALVSGDEHVEKEYDSGSVDDEFEESVVMTAKTCDEVDSKSVVNDFKGSLSRISKTDAIVPSSGKEEAEAEKLDLLELAAVIENSARKKANILDLRGKLVDKVEWLPLSLGKLSTLTELYLSENRIMALPTSIADLRALMKLDVRGNQLINLPSSFGEMRNLTDLGLSSNMLKSLPETFGNLTNLINLDLSSNRFSTLPNILGNLTSLKRLNVRTNDLEELPHTIGFCTSLVELRLDFNNLKAFPEGTGQLERLEILTFHYNGVKRLPSTIGNLSYLRELDASFNELESIPETLCFGARLEKLNVGKNFADLRMLPESLGELETLEELDISDNQIKILPDSFRFLSKLTKFRADQTPLEVPPMHITKMGAQAAVQYIADFVAERDALAKQPKKKRCFCSYLCPLLCFGVGR, encoded by the exons ATGACCAAACAACGTCAACCCATTGATCCTCTTCAGTCTTCCCTGACGACAACGCAGCTCCTCTCCGCCATGGACTCCGCTCCGGCGAAGACTATCCCGACACCCGCATATGCAGAAACAGTAGATGAAATCACCAGAATCTACAAAACCCTCCCGCCGAGACCCTCAATCGAAGTGGTTGAGGCTGCCATCTCTGTAGTCCAGACAGTAGAAACAGAGAAGACTCTTCAATTGGAGGACATTTCCATGCAATCTCCACCAGAGGACGTGCCCCCTGAACTCTTCTCTGTGCTGCAAGAAGTTCGGAAATCCATGGTTCTGTTTCGATGCCTCGAGCAGCAGAAGGAGGCGGCGCACTTGATCGAGCAAGACAAGATTTTTCAGGTGTTTGATGAACTCATTCAGAAGGTTTCCGCGCTGGTTTCTGGGGATGAACATGTGGAGAAAGAATATGATTCGGGTTCTGTTGACGATGAATTCGAAGAAAGTGTTGTGATGACTGCGAAAACTTGCGATGAAGTTGACTCGAAGAGTGTGGTTAATGATTTCAAAGGTTCTTTGTCAAGAATTTCTAAAACAGATGCAATTGTTCCATCTTCAG GGAAAGAAGAGGCAGAGGCTGAAAAATTGGATCTGCTGGAGTTGGCTGCAGTAATCGAGAATTCTGCTAGAAAGAAAGCAAATATTTTAGATCTTCGGGGCAAATTGGTAGATAAGGTCGAATGGCTTCCTCTGTCTCTTGGAAAGTTATCAACACTGACAGAGCTATATTTATCTGAAAACCGTATCATGGCTCTTCCGACATCCATAGCTGATCTCAGAGCCTTGATGAAGCTTGACGTCCGAGGCAACCAACTTATAAACCTGCCCTCTTCTTTTGGTGAGATGCGTAATTTGACCGATTTGGGTCTCTCTTCAAATATGTTAAAGTCACTTCCGGAGACTTTCGGGAACTTGACCAATCTGATTAATCTTGATCTAAGTTCAAACCGCTTCTCAACCTTACCAAATATACTTGGGAATCTAACTTCTTTAAAGAGATTGAATGTGCGAACAAATGATCTTGAAGAACTTCCTCACACGATTGGATTTTGCACTTCACTAGTTGAACTGAGATTGGATTTCAATAATCTCAAAGCTTTCCCAGAGGGAACCGGACAGCTTGAACGGTTAGAGATCCTGACTTTTCACTATAACGGGGTCAAAAGATTACCATCTACCATTGGGAATCTTTCATACTTGAGAGAACTCGACGCTAGCTTCAATGAACTTGAGAGCATACCCGAAACACTTTGTTTTGGTGCAAGGTTGGAGAAACTGAATGTGGGGAAGAATTTTGCTGACCTAAGAATGTTGCCAGAATCACTTGGAGAGCTTGAGACGCTAGAAGAGCTCGACATAAGTGacaatcaaatcaaaatctTGCCTGATTCCTTTAGATTTCTGTCAAAGCTAACAAAATTTCGAGCTGATCAAACTCCACTGGAAGTGCCACCGATGCATATAACGAAAATGGGCGCGCAG GCTGCTGTACAGTATATAGCTGATTTTGTTGCTGAGAGGGATGCGTTGGCAAAACAACCTAAGAAGAAAAGATGTTTCTGTTCTTATCTATGCCCACTCCTCTGCTTTGGTGTTGGAAGGTGA
- the LOC142546182 gene encoding sugar carrier protein A-like, with protein MPGGTIGAAGVPKERAEEYKGRVTGYVIIACVVAAVGGSLFGYDIGISGGVTSMDGFLEKFFPVVYRNKKHAHENNYCKYNNQKLAAFTSSLYLAGLVSSLVASPITRRYGRRGSITCGGISFMIGAALDASAVNLVMLILGRLMLGFGIGFGNQAVPLYLSEMAPTHLRGGLNMMFQLATTLGIFTANMINFGTKKLRPWGWRLSLGLAAAPAILMTIGGILLPETPNSLIERGFQEKGKKVLEKIRGTSDVHAELEDIIDASELANSIEHPFRNILEKRNRPQLVMAIFMPTFQILTGINSILFYAPVLFQSIGFGGNASLYSSALTGAVLASSTFISIATVDKWGRRALLISGGIQMVVCQVIVAVILGLKFGSDKELSKSYSILVVVVICLFVTAFGWSWGPLGWTVPSEIFPLEIRSAGQSITVAVNLFFTFIIGQSFLSLLCTFKFGIFLFFAGWITIMTIFVYFFLPETKGVPIEEMIFLWKKHWFWKRIVS; from the exons ATGCCGGGCGGGACGATTGGGGCGGCCGGGGTACCGAAGGAGAGGGCCGAGGAATATAAAGGAAGGGTCACTGGTTATGTGATCATTGCTTGTGTTGTTGCCGCCGTTGGCGGATCACTCTTCGGCTATGATATTGGGATTTCAG GAGGAGTCACATCCATGGATGGATTTCTTGAGAAATTCTTCCCTGTAGTGTACAGAAACAAGAAGCATGCTCATGAGAACAATTACTGCAAGTACAATAACCAAAAGCTTGCAGCATTTACGTCATCACTTTATCTTGCTGGTTTGGTATCGTCATTGGTTGCATCTCCGATCACGAGGAGATATGGCCGTCGAGGAAGTATAACATGTGGTGGTATAAGTTTCATGATAGGAGCTGCACTTGATGCTTCAGCAGTAAATCTTGTCATGCTCATTTTAGGCCGACTCATGCTTGGGTTTGGTATTGGATTTGGCAACCAG GCAGTGCCGCTGTATTTGTCAGAGATGGCACCAACCCATTTGCGAGGTGGCCTTAATATGATGTTCCAGTTGGCTACAACTCTAGGAATTTTCACAgcaaatatgataaattttggAACAAAAAAGCTTCGTCCTTGGGGATGGAGGCTCTCCTTGGGGCTTGCTGCAGCACCGGCTATCTTGATGACAATTGGAGGAATCCTGCTGCCCGAAACGCCAAACAGCCTAATCGAGAGAGGGTTCCAAGAGAAAGGAAAAAAAGTTCTTGAAAAGATCAGAGGCACCAGTGATGTGCATGCCGAGCTGGAAGACATAATTGACGCGAGTGAACTTGCTAATTCCATCGAGCATCCATTTAGAAATATACTCGAGAAGAGAAACCGACCACAGTTAGTGATGGCGATTTTTATGCCAACTTTCCAGATACTCACGGGCATAAACTCCATTCTTTTCTATGCACCAGTCCTGTTTCAGAGTATAGGATTTGGAGGGAATGCATCACTTTACTCTTCAGCTTTGACGGGAGCTGTTCTTGCTTCATCAACTTTTATCTCTATTGCAACGGTTGATAAATGGGGTCGTAGAGCTTTGCTGATAAGCGGAGGAATACAAATGGTTGTATGTCAG GTGATAGTTGCTGTAATACTTGGACTCAAATTCGGCAGCGACAAGGAACTTTCCAAGAGCTACTCAATACTAGTGGTGGTAGTAATCTGCCTGTTTGTGACAGCATTCGGATGGTCATGGGGCCCCCTTGGCTGGACTGTGCCGAGCGAAATATTCCCATTAGAGATACGATCAGCGGGACAAAGCATAACGGTAGCAGTAAACCTTTTCTTCACATTCATAATTGGCCAGTCCTTCCTTTCCCTGTTGTGTACCTTCAAGTTCGGGATATTCCTCTTCTTCGCAGGCTGGATTACGATTATGACCATCTTTGTGTACTTTTTCTTACCTGAGACTAAGGGTGTTCCCATAGAAGAGATGATTTTCTTGTGGAAAAAACATTGGTTTTGGAAAAGGATTGTGTCATAG
- the LOC142546180 gene encoding uncharacterized protein LOC142546180 isoform X2 yields the protein MRLKCVSKSWYFLISYACAPMISSLSRSATFCGFFYTHKIVRLGQHFLDFLPAEEYSGEFYPRYLPELPGLWKSRRAFLPFEDTPSAIQSYCNGLFLLVRSGSNPTEYIVCNPTTCEYIELPINPHHIGDDNDPHVASLAFDPSDSTISFKVVRRAADVSLSHPIKHLFTSDSGNWATRVLVLDHELHGFNWIDHSVYVNGLLYVISLAKYLLGFNLRFTTKTDITHLAIELPHKEKFDDCGSLGTSRGCVVYSNNDKSKILVWRLEHGVHWILQHIVRIDEMVSQHPRHRWLRGLHNMGEIKVYGFHPKSEVIFVGTPRLVLQYSLNTKQLKIFRQFRRGREIVCGQYKMYPSSCCPVILNGVLSSSRNGARSSHFQAFKFRNRHLP from the exons ATGAGGCTTAAGTGCGTCTCAAAATCTTGGTACTTTTTGATTTCCTATGCTTGTGCTCCTATGATATCTTCTCTTTCCCGTTCTGCCACTTTCTGTGGCTTCTTCTATACCCATAAAATCGTTAGGCTTGGCCagcattttcttgattttttgcCCGCAGAAGAGTATTCTGGTGAATTCTACCCCCGATATCTACCTGAATTGCCCGGACTTTGGAAATCTCGTAGAGCGTTTCTGCCTTTTGAGGACACGCCATCCGCCATTCAAAGTTACTGCAACGGGCTTTTTCTTTTGGTCCGCTCCGGCTCAAATCCCACCGAGTATATTGTCTGCAATCCAACCACCTGTGAGTACATTGAACTTCCCATCAACCCCCATCACATAGGTGATGACAATGATCCCCATGTTGCCTCTTTAGCATTTGATCCCAGTGATTCTACTATTTCCTTTAAGGTTGTTCGAAGGGCAGCCGATGTGTCACTCTCACATCCTATAAAGCACCTTTTCACATCCGACTCAGGTAATTGGGCCACCCGTGTTCTAGTTCTTGACCACGAGCTTCATGGGTTCAATTGGATCGATCATTCTGTTTACGTGAATGGGCTTTTGTACGTGATATCTCTGGCCAAGTATCTACTTGGCTTTAATCTCCGTTTCACAACCAAAACAGATATTACTCATCTGGCTATTGAGTTGCCTCATAAAGAAAAATTCGATGATTGTGGATCATTAGGGACATCCAGAGGGTGTGTGGTTTATTCCAATAATGACAAGTCTAAAATACTAGTCTGGCGGTTAGAACACGGTGTTCACTGGATTCTCCAGCACATAGTGAGAATCGATGAGATGGTGTCTCAACACCCGCGACATAGGTGGTTGCGGGGGCTCCACAACATGGGAGAGATTAAAGTTTACGGCTTTCATCCCAAGTCAGAAGTAATATTTGTAGGAACACCTCGCCTAGTGCTCCAATATAGTCTGAATACCAAGCAGCTTAAAATTTTCCGTCAGTTCCGACGCGGACGGGAAATCGTGTGTGGTCAATACAAAATGTACCCTTCCTCGTGTTGCCCGGTTATTCTGAATGGCGTTCTCTCTTCATCCC GTAACGGGGCTCGTTCATCTCATTTCCAAGCGTTCAAGTTTCGTAATAG GCACTTACCATGA
- the LOC142546180 gene encoding uncharacterized protein LOC142546180 isoform X3, giving the protein MRLKCVSKSWYFLISYACAPMISSLSRSATFCGFFYTHKIVRLGQHFLDFLPAEEYSGEFYPRYLPELPGLWKSRRAFLPFEDTPSAIQSYCNGLFLLVRSGSNPTEYIVCNPTTCEYIELPINPHHIGDDNDPHVASLAFDPSDSTISFKVVRRAADVSLSHPIKHLFTSDSGNWATRVLVLDHELHGFNWIDHSVYVNGLLYVISLAKYLLGFNLRFTTKTDITHLAIELPHKEKFDDCGSLGTSRGCVVYSNNDKSKILVWRLEHGVHWILQHIVRIDEMVSQHPRHRWLRGLHNMGEIKVYGFHPKSEVIFVGTPRLVLQYSLNTKQLKIFRQFRRGREIVCGQYKMYPSSCCPVILNGVLSSSLL; this is encoded by the coding sequence ATGAGGCTTAAGTGCGTCTCAAAATCTTGGTACTTTTTGATTTCCTATGCTTGTGCTCCTATGATATCTTCTCTTTCCCGTTCTGCCACTTTCTGTGGCTTCTTCTATACCCATAAAATCGTTAGGCTTGGCCagcattttcttgattttttgcCCGCAGAAGAGTATTCTGGTGAATTCTACCCCCGATATCTACCTGAATTGCCCGGACTTTGGAAATCTCGTAGAGCGTTTCTGCCTTTTGAGGACACGCCATCCGCCATTCAAAGTTACTGCAACGGGCTTTTTCTTTTGGTCCGCTCCGGCTCAAATCCCACCGAGTATATTGTCTGCAATCCAACCACCTGTGAGTACATTGAACTTCCCATCAACCCCCATCACATAGGTGATGACAATGATCCCCATGTTGCCTCTTTAGCATTTGATCCCAGTGATTCTACTATTTCCTTTAAGGTTGTTCGAAGGGCAGCCGATGTGTCACTCTCACATCCTATAAAGCACCTTTTCACATCCGACTCAGGTAATTGGGCCACCCGTGTTCTAGTTCTTGACCACGAGCTTCATGGGTTCAATTGGATCGATCATTCTGTTTACGTGAATGGGCTTTTGTACGTGATATCTCTGGCCAAGTATCTACTTGGCTTTAATCTCCGTTTCACAACCAAAACAGATATTACTCATCTGGCTATTGAGTTGCCTCATAAAGAAAAATTCGATGATTGTGGATCATTAGGGACATCCAGAGGGTGTGTGGTTTATTCCAATAATGACAAGTCTAAAATACTAGTCTGGCGGTTAGAACACGGTGTTCACTGGATTCTCCAGCACATAGTGAGAATCGATGAGATGGTGTCTCAACACCCGCGACATAGGTGGTTGCGGGGGCTCCACAACATGGGAGAGATTAAAGTTTACGGCTTTCATCCCAAGTCAGAAGTAATATTTGTAGGAACACCTCGCCTAGTGCTCCAATATAGTCTGAATACCAAGCAGCTTAAAATTTTCCGTCAGTTCCGACGCGGACGGGAAATCGTGTGTGGTCAATACAAAATGTACCCTTCCTCGTGTTGCCCGGTTATTCTGAATGGCGTTCTCTCTTCATCCC